AACTCAAAAGCAAGGTCAGTTGTGATGGAAAAGAAAGTGACAGTAAAACAATATGAAATAAGTTCAAAAAGTTGTGGAGAAATAagtcaaacaaacaataaaatgcATGTACATATAAAGACCGGGCACTACATGTACAATGACTGAGAATTACGAGGAAAACAGCAGCATATGCTTTGTAACGTTTTAACTTCAACAAAGGGTTCTTATCCTGAAAGAATTTAGAGATGAAAACTTCCactattgttcttatttgtaCTGGATCCCTGTGGAACAAGGGGATCGTCACTTATGTCAGCTGAGTTCATGGCCATTGTAGTTCTATGTTCAGTTCTGTTAATGTTGGGTTGGTCCTGTGGGGCACAGTTCCAGGCTGCCTCTCCAACAGGCAGCTGTGCTAactgtcatgtccatggggttttccccatgttttgagttcttagttttgtgttttatcatgttttagtttatttcatgccTTAGGTTTCTTAGttcaggtcttgtatttagttttgctattgttttccccacagtttctctttcctcagtccccatgttcaggtcatcagttcattcacttcacctgttgaTTCTTCCAGCTGCATCCATTTACTCATCACttcccacagtatttagtctctgGTTTCTCACAGTCattgtgagatccttgcaccttCACCCGTCACGGATGTTTttccatagtcatgttttgttttatcataGTTTAGTATTTGTCTACCGGCTCAGCTGCGTTTTGTGTTAACCTTCTCTTTGTGATAATAaatcaagtcttgttttttgaaagtccgcatccgtgtccttccacgCCTCGCATCCATGAATCGTAACAGCGAGCAGTCCTTAAAGAACAGAGTTTGGTTTGGGCTGAAGCCAAACGATATTCCCAAGTCAGTAGATATGCACCCCGAGCAGCCCCAGAACCTCGGATCCAtttaaaaaagacaccttaAGCTCAGTAACTTCTGTTTCAAATGCGACTCTATATTGCGGTAAATTACTTTTGGTAGAAGGGTGGCAATTGTGTacttttaacacattgactcccaagtcacgtaaaactacgtttttactgcccatgcgttggctcccacatggtaaaaatacgtttttacggtttttttatggattctgaatctatacattctaatgcacattctgtgcgatttttgtaattatgggatgaacagaactgacatagatggcagtcaaaaactggtgtcatcatctggacattttgatcattacgccaatggctttgcgtccactcaagaacaattttgataacgctgcattgattgttgtgcatttccgcattttgtccaatcgcacgtgtcggtttccagagggtggcggtaaagtaacataaacaaacaacaagaaggagaagaagacacgccacaagtctaaggaggcggtcttatgaactggttagctttgcaacatgtgacacgacgcaaatcctctgacccggatatgtaagtatctaaagtgccacaggctgaaagagcgcacgtttcacaaaagccccgatatcagtttgttgttgattttggtggatacccgccttggtttagctaaggatagctcgctaatggcggcacctagagacacgcagttttgacccacaaagagtttaaagtctcagctttcaaacgagccataacatgtttcagtggccctgtCACGTAAAATTTTTCCCTTCAAACCTGATCCGGTCCATCCGCTGGGATGCGTTTCTTTATATAATCCATTTTCCTGATGGCATCCACAAACTCCCGCTCATCGTTGTTGTTGGAGATGCAGAGCCTGGCCGGGTACAGCAGACCCTAGCAGACCCTAGCAGACCCTAGCAGACCCCAGGTTTCCCTCGAAGCATCTTTCTGGTGGCTGTAAACTCCGCACTGTCTTTGGCGACATTAGTCCGGGAATATAGCTATCGGGTTTCCATCCACCTTTTCTCAGGATGTCCATGTCATCTCCCTCGTTGTGAGCTTCGCAATAATGACCCGAGGCTCGTCTCCGGGTCTTCTTTGTGTCAGGCTGTGGCGTGAGCGTTGGATTGATACTTCTCTGTCCAGGTGTAACACTTCTTTAAGTAGTAGGAGACTGCGGTGGGAGAACTCGACCCCGGCTCTTCAACTACCCCCATGGTCCGAATGTCTCCTCTCCTCATCCTGCCCTCCATGTCCTcacacttttcttttaaatcttcGACTTGTTTCTTGAGATCTGTTATCGTTGTTTGTACCAACAGCCCGCCCTCGACAGCCTTCACATGCTCAACCTCTGTTGTGTTGTTAGCTATCTCAGTTTTCATGTCTTTTAATTCCTTCTTCAGCGATTCAAAATCCTACGCTAGCGCACTCTTCAGTTCTTCTCTAATAACTGACGAAATATATTTTCTCAATGAAGAGAGGATGTCAGCTTTAATTGTTGCGGTGTCCATGCCTGTACTTACTCCAGGTAGAGGTGGGATCAGGTCGGCTTTGCCTGGACTTCCAGCCGAGGAGGTTTTTGGCCTTGTGTTAGACCGACCTTCGTATTTGTATTTTCTGAGATTTGCTGCCATCAACGTCGGTTCTGCATCTCACCGACCTCGCTGAGTGGCGTTACACAGTTATCACATTTAGATTATAATTTCCAGTGTAGGTGTCACATAATATATATTAATAGTCGAGATTCTGCAGGGCATTCGagtaatgaaaaagaaaaatacaagcaCAATATGTAATATGTGTGCCTTAATGAttttggcattggcacccataataacaCAGATTGTTCTATTTTCGTACGACATTTCACTACACAGAAACCCTGATGTGTTGTACATTGAAAAACGCAATACACAAGCAGGCAGAAACAGAAATACTGGCAAAAATATCAGAAAAAGAAGCAACATGGACAACAGAagagaagaggaaaagaaaaaaaatcacaggtGGTGAACAAAAACTCATTTAATAAAACATACCACACAGCCAGAAAAATCCCCAAAAACTCCCAGCTGGGCCACAGTATCTGAAAGTACCCTCCGTGCACGTGCGTCCGATTGTGGGTTCAGCTGGAAGACCAGCACCTGAGAGGTGGAAGCAGTTTGGATCTGTCTGCTCAACTCTGTGGAGAACAGGAGAGTAATTCAGTCAggcctttttctgtctttgtctttCCACCATCTTTCCTCATTCTTCTGATCCTTCGTTCTTCTTCAtgattcttttctcttttttttccccattctcATTCTGAATTTTGGACCGCGGGTTCCGGGGTTTGACtcgcggaggcggggcatgacgtaggcTTACGCTACACTTTCAGCCAATGGTTTGTTTTGTAAGACGATgtaattatgggtgccaatgacAAAGGCAGGGCACACATATTATTGTTTGGTAAAACAAAGAGACTCCATTTCTCCATTCCTCCGTCTCATGAAACATTACACACTCACTGTGTTACAATGTGATGCCACAGTGAAACTTACATCATGTCAGATATAAATTCTGACCAGGGCTGGAGTCATTTAGTGTTTTCAAACTGTTAGTAAAgcctgagttatacttcttttaactgcccttgcacttgcgttaatggctcgagacgtttatgcttcattttgctttgtcggcggttgcgtgtgctgcgtggcaattcaccgccaggacagtaggtggagcagcggcttttttcaatgacaagcctactacgatgaaaggaaattcaccaccaggacctcttcggcaagtctctcttcgagtggattcatcacagacataatatattatgtctatgggattcatgctttttcttcttcttcgctttctaccttggcgtttgaaaacagcggtctttgattaggggatgaaaccggaagatgaacacgccgccggatgtgatgtagatagtggcttgtgctcgcgtcttgcgtgaagtttagaaaattgaggtgacgcttgcaaccgcgcaagggcttgtgttgcgtcttgcgtcaccgaccataaattGGACTTAAGGCTTTGTGTTCTTATAAATTGGCTTATAAATGATCAAAGAGCCCAGATTCTTCGGTCTTTCTGTGTCTGCTCTGTGGGAATGACACACGGATAACAAAGATGTAGAAAGCCCCGTGATTTATTAGAACGCATGAAAATAACAACCTGTCCCAACACGGCACAGGGAGTGTTGTGTTGGTCTTCATCTTGAAAGGTGTGACAGCTGGTTACACTTCTCCACCTGCGACAGGAGCTTTAAGAGAGACGAGGGGTTGTATGGGAAGAGTTTCTTTGCCTGCAGCCTTGTCACCACCTGTCGAAGCTCTGACAAACAGAGAACTGCTCTGTGGAACGTGTCGCCTGTGGCCTGCCCCAGCAGAGGTGCCACGCCACTACATGTTTGCCCCCTCTGTGACGGGGATGCTTTTTGTTCCAGTGTGGACTTCCATTCTCTAAGGAACGGTGTTGATGAGTCGGGGTGTTCCTGTCTGAGAGATACTGATGGTCCATTATCATCCTGTTTAATAACAAAGACATTACATCTATTTCTCATGCATACAGATGTTACCGGATCGACCTCAGGATTCTCAATGCCCTCTGTATCAGACTCATCAGAACTATCATACTCTACAAGGCGAAGCCCACAACCTAAATTGGACCCGCCCTCCAGTGGATTACAACATACAGGCTGGACACAGGAGCTGAGCTCAACTCCATCTGGCCCAGCTTTATGTGTCACTGCAGACCCACCACCAGCACAGCAGTCAGTAGATGAACAGTCCAACACGTGCACGCCTCCACATGCCGCAGTAAAGCCCTGCCAGTCTTCTCTGAGGTACTTGAGGTAAAGCACAAAGTATTCCAGAAAGCAGGTTTCAGTGGAGATGAGGAAGTCGAGGAGGATGCTGTGGTCGAAGGAGAAGCTCTGAAGCAGAAGCACAAAGTGGCAGTGAGGATTGCAGCCAGACGCACAGGCTGCCTCCAACACAGCACCATCATCCAACCCCGAACACCgcctgcagaagaagaagaagaacagatgAAGAAGCTCCTGTTACAGACAGAgcaactgcagcccagcagctGCAGTGGAGGCTTCATATCCAGCAGTTCAACTCAAACCAGGGGATTAAACACAGAGCAACAAAGTGTCTTTAAAGTGTACGCTGTAAAACCTTTCAATTTTACAAGCTGAGAGGAGTCCCAATCACACAAACGTGTCCTCTTACCGACcgtgttagcatgttagcatgtgCTGTACCTGTAACTGAGGAATATGCAGAGGAATGTGTTGGCTGCCTCCATCAAGTCATCATCCTGTTCTCCAAACAACAGgctgatccagcagcagagaTGAGGGCGCTCCCACAGAGAGGCCCAGCACTGCCTCAGGAAGCCCCACAAAGTGTGGAGATGTCTCCCAACATCGGAGGCTCTGCCCACTCCTCCTGTCAGCACACACAGAGGAAGagctgaaaacagctgctcatcAAATACTGGGAGAGCTCAGGGCACCGAGAACGCCTGCTCCCTGACCCCTTTACAGATCCCTCCGTTTGTTGTTCTGAAACTGGAAGCGTACTAAAGAGCAAAGATGACAAACCAACCAATAGACCAAcaacagaccaaacaacagaccaccaacagaccaaacaacagaccaacaacagacaaacataaaaaaacagaccaacaacataaaaaacagaccaaacaacagaacaacagcagACCAACCAACAGACAAAACAGACCAACcaacagaccaaacaacagacaaacataaaaaaacagaccaaacaacagaccaaacagcagaccaacaacagaccaacaacagaccaaacagaccaacaacataaaaaacagaccaacaacagaccaaacagaccaaccaaacagaccaacaacagaccaaccaaacagatcaaacagaccaaccaacagacaaacataaaaaaacagaccaaacaacagACCAAACAGCAGACCAAACAGCAGACCAACAGACCAACcaacagaccaaacaacagACCAACAACAGACCAAACAGCAGACCAACAGACCAACCAAACAGATCAACCaacagacaaacataaaaaacagaccaaacaacagaccaaacaacagACCAACAACAGACCAACCAACAGACCAAAAACAGAccaacaacataaaaaacagaccaacaacagaccaaacagaccaacaacataaaaaacagaccaacaacagaccaaacagaccaaccaaacagaccaacaacagaccaaccaaacagatcaaacagaccaaccaacagacaaacataaaaaaacagaccaaacaacagACCAAACAGCAGACCAAACAGCAGACCAACAGACCAACcaacagaccaaacaacagACCAACAACAGACCAAAC
This Odontesthes bonariensis isolate fOdoBon6 chromosome 1, fOdoBon6.hap1, whole genome shotgun sequence DNA region includes the following protein-coding sequences:
- the lins1 gene encoding protein Lines homolog 1 isoform X2, whose amino-acid sequence is MDNTVSRSPQPSVAELFNCLTDTYACLLGGSFPKHSPAHVAGVICSGLRGAVPGRDAEPGSAAGWELTCIGVSAVGRMLRGGASAEVASGWMETLRVLFEDMDLMSQLVHHFQTGDPIISHLAAKTASMCVFYHLNESGTLSSIWQKKCVQAFHSSPPGTELDACLWSLTEVLKKLLKGTPRGARRIQADEGQKPDGVMLRAISLILLKSVELQIQGAGAAGGVGRASDVGRHLHTLWGFLRQCWASLWERPHLCCWISLLFGEQDDDLMEAANTFLCIFLSYRRCSGLDDGAVLEAACASGCNPHCHFVLLLQSFSFDHSILLDFLISTETCFLEYFVLYLKYLREDWQGFTAACGGVHVLDCSSTDCCAGGGSAVTHKAGPDGVELSSCVQPVCCNPLEGGSNLGCGLRLVEYDSSDESDTEGIENPEVDPVTSVCMRNRCNVFVIKQDDNGPSVSLRQEHPDSSTPFLREWKSTLEQKASPSQRGQTCSGVAPLLGQATGDTFHRAVLCLSELRQVVTRLQAKKLFPYNPSSLLKLLSQVEKCNQLSHLSR